From Methanobacterium congolense, one genomic window encodes:
- the glmM gene encoding phosphoglucosamine mutase: protein MASNIQEQLTPKLFGTSGIRGKLGENITLELALDVGMAVSTYIGGNGSKVVIGYDTRTSNEMIESAVVAGLLQGGCDVLRLNMVPTPLVGYAAMKLGADAGIMITASHNPPEYNGIKVWNPDGMAYRQDQEREIERIIHEKTFKKVSWEDVGKIQDVSYLKEEYINDLLGHVDIKPGIKVVVDCANGAASHLSPLILRKAGCSVVTLNSQPDGFFPGRMPEPSAQNLQELMKVVKATGADIGIAHDGDADRMIAVDEKGRISDFDKLLALICYERGGKVVTTVDASICTDRCMDKIGGEVVRTKVGDVHVAETVEAEKATFGGEPSGTWIHPDFCMCPDGILSALRIIEIVQKHGALSELLDSVPSYPTIRDKVNCDSSKKNVIMKNVETELSKLFNDVQDVNRIDGVRISMNDGSWVLVRPSGTEAYIRITLEAVDEARATSIRDKCREFIGEFL from the coding sequence ATGGCTTCAAATATCCAGGAACAGCTAACCCCAAAACTCTTTGGAACATCAGGTATACGAGGTAAACTCGGCGAAAATATAACCCTTGAACTTGCACTGGACGTTGGAATGGCAGTTTCCACCTACATCGGTGGAAATGGATCCAAAGTTGTGATAGGTTACGACACACGAACATCCAATGAAATGATTGAAAGTGCAGTTGTTGCAGGACTTCTCCAGGGAGGCTGTGATGTGCTGCGTCTCAACATGGTACCAACACCCCTGGTGGGATACGCTGCAATGAAGCTGGGTGCAGATGCGGGTATAATGATAACAGCATCACACAACCCCCCAGAGTACAATGGAATCAAAGTCTGGAACCCCGACGGCATGGCATATCGCCAGGATCAGGAAAGAGAAATAGAAAGAATAATCCATGAAAAAACCTTTAAAAAGGTTTCATGGGAGGATGTGGGAAAGATCCAGGACGTATCCTACCTAAAAGAGGAGTACATAAATGATCTGCTGGGTCACGTTGATATAAAACCGGGTATCAAGGTTGTTGTTGACTGTGCAAACGGTGCAGCATCCCATCTTTCACCACTCATACTGAGAAAGGCAGGCTGTTCAGTTGTAACCCTTAACTCACAGCCCGATGGATTTTTCCCAGGTAGAATGCCCGAACCTTCAGCCCAGAACCTTCAAGAACTCATGAAGGTTGTTAAGGCCACAGGTGCAGATATTGGAATTGCACACGATGGTGATGCAGACCGCATGATCGCAGTGGATGAGAAGGGACGTATCTCTGACTTTGACAAATTATTAGCCCTTATATGCTATGAAAGAGGTGGCAAGGTTGTTACAACTGTTGACGCATCCATCTGTACAGACCGTTGCATGGATAAGATTGGTGGAGAAGTTGTAAGAACTAAGGTGGGTGATGTTCACGTTGCAGAGACGGTTGAAGCTGAAAAAGCAACCTTTGGAGGGGAACCTTCAGGTACATGGATACACCCTGACTTCTGCATGTGCCCAGACGGCATATTATCAGCACTGCGCATCATAGAGATCGTTCAAAAACATGGTGCCCTTTCAGAGCTTCTTGATTCGGTTCCAAGTTATCCCACCATCAGGGACAAGGTGAACTGTGACAGCAGCAAGAAAAATGTCATAATGAAGAACGTGGAAACTGAACTTTCAAAGCTCTTCAACGATGTCCAAGATGTTAACCGCATAGATGGTGTAAGAATTTCAATGAATGATGGAAGCTGGGTTCTTGTGAGACCCTCGGGTACAGAAGCTTACATCAGGATCACCCTTGAGGCAGTTGATGAAGCTCGGGCAACCTCAATCAGAGATAAATGCAGGGAATTTATAGGGGAGTTTTTATGA
- a CDS encoding gamma carbonic anhydrase family protein, which produces MEMIHRSVKIFEGAIVTKNVEIDEKSSIWFNAVLRGDIEPIKIGKSSNVQDNCVLHSSADHPLEVGDFVSVGHSAVLHGCKVEENSLIGMNATVLNGAVIRKNSIVGASALVTEGREFPEGSLILGVPAKAVRKLSEEEINGIKDNAVHYFEMAGSSFYD; this is translated from the coding sequence ATGGAAATGATTCATAGAAGTGTTAAAATATTTGAAGGCGCAATAGTAACCAAAAACGTTGAAATAGATGAAAAATCATCAATATGGTTCAACGCAGTTCTCCGAGGAGATATAGAACCAATAAAAATTGGAAAATCTTCCAATGTTCAGGATAACTGTGTACTCCACTCTTCAGCGGATCATCCCCTGGAAGTTGGGGATTTCGTTTCTGTGGGACACTCAGCTGTGCTCCACGGCTGCAAAGTTGAAGAAAACTCCCTCATAGGTATGAACGCCACAGTGCTCAACGGTGCGGTTATCAGGAAAAACAGCATAGTGGGTGCAAGTGCCCTGGTTACAGAGGGCCGTGAATTTCCAGAGGGCAGTCTGATACTGGGTGTGCCTGCAAAGGCTGTTCGAAAGCTCAGTGAAGAGGAAATAAACGGAATTAAGGATAACGCTGTTCACTACTTTGAAATGGCAGGATCCTCATTCTATGATTGA
- the hisC gene encoding histidinol-phosphate transaminase, whose amino-acid sequence MKPRKVVEELDPYVPGRSIDEIASEYGVELDKIIKLGSNENPMGPSPQAVKAIVENLNLINQYPESDLQGLVSEIAEYSGVSPENIIAGGDGADEILDVLGKTFMDEGDEFIVPLPSYMYYEFTLKIHGGVPVYARWDIEKNLLDVDSVLEAITPRTKFIFLCTPNNPTGGLIAKEDIERILEATEAIVVVDEAYFEFSEVNNVDLLKDHPNLFILRTFSKVMGLAGMRIGYGIASPDIIEYMYRVKPVFSITKLSQIAARATLNDEEYIRESTKLSIASREYLYQEISKFKTLRVFPSKSNYMLVDVHETGMKAKDLTTELMKRGVIVRDCTSFKGLDEYWIRVSVGTMEEDERFIGILKEVVE is encoded by the coding sequence ATTAAACCACGAAAAGTTGTGGAAGAGCTTGACCCTTACGTTCCAGGAAGATCTATCGATGAGATAGCATCTGAGTATGGTGTTGAACTTGATAAGATAATAAAACTTGGATCCAATGAGAACCCAATGGGACCCTCACCACAGGCAGTTAAGGCCATTGTTGAGAACCTGAACCTAATAAACCAGTACCCTGAATCAGATCTGCAGGGGTTGGTCAGTGAAATAGCAGAGTACTCTGGTGTTTCACCTGAAAACATCATCGCAGGTGGAGATGGTGCTGATGAAATCCTGGATGTTCTTGGTAAGACATTCATGGATGAGGGAGATGAATTCATTGTACCTTTACCTTCCTACATGTACTACGAGTTCACACTGAAGATCCATGGTGGAGTGCCTGTCTACGCAAGGTGGGACATTGAGAAGAACCTCCTTGATGTGGATTCTGTTCTTGAGGCAATCACCCCCAGAACCAAGTTCATATTCCTGTGCACACCCAACAACCCCACAGGCGGACTCATAGCCAAGGAAGATATTGAGAGGATCCTCGAAGCAACAGAGGCCATAGTTGTTGTGGATGAGGCCTACTTCGAATTCTCAGAGGTGAACAACGTTGACCTCCTCAAGGATCACCCCAACCTCTTCATACTTCGAACCTTCTCAAAGGTCATGGGGCTTGCAGGTATGAGAATAGGCTACGGAATAGCCAGTCCAGATATAATAGAGTACATGTACCGGGTTAAACCAGTGTTCAGCATCACCAAACTTTCACAGATCGCTGCAAGGGCCACATTAAATGATGAAGAGTACATAAGAGAATCCACTAAGCTCAGCATTGCAAGCAGAGAATACCTCTACCAAGAGATATCCAAGTTCAAAACCTTGAGGGTTTTTCCATCCAAATCCAACTACATGCTGGTTGATGTGCATGAAACAGGTATGAAAGCCAAGGATCTGACAACAGAACTCATGAAAAGGGGAGTTATTGTCAGGGACTGTACTTCTTTCAAGGGTCTTGATGAGTACTGGATAAGGGTTAGTGTTGGAACCATGGAAGAGGATGAAAGGTTCATAGGGATACTTAAGGAAGTAGTTGAGTAA
- a CDS encoding 2,3-bisphosphoglycerate-independent phosphoglycerate mutase — protein sequence MKGIIMIMDGMADRPIKELGYKTPLETAKTPNMDKMAKIGICGLMDPIKPGIRAGSDTSHISILGYDPYTVYTGRGPFEAAGVGVDVLPGDIAFRCNFSTADENGIITDRRAGRIREGTDKIAETINSMELEEGVEVIFKESTGHRAVLVLRGEGLSDKISDADPKHEGKAPKEVVPLEETAEARKTAELLNKFIQKSHKLLKDHPVNLKRIEEGENPANIIIPRGAGAVPHVQPFGEKYGLKPVCIAETGLIKGIGKIAGMDLVDIDGATGGIDTNLENIQDGILETASKDYDFLLINVDGADEAGHDGQMEEKVKFIEKADSIVGEIMKLEDVYYILTADHSTPISVMDHTGDPVPIVIKGPEVRVDDVEEFNERSVTRGGLCRIRGNNIMDILMDLMNRSTKFGA from the coding sequence GTGAAAGGAATCATAATGATAATGGATGGGATGGCAGACCGTCCCATAAAGGAACTTGGATATAAAACACCCCTTGAAACTGCAAAAACCCCAAACATGGACAAAATGGCCAAAATAGGGATATGTGGACTGATGGATCCCATAAAACCAGGTATAAGAGCTGGAAGTGATACATCACACATATCCATACTTGGATACGACCCATACACTGTTTACACGGGAAGAGGACCCTTTGAAGCTGCAGGAGTTGGTGTGGACGTGCTTCCAGGTGACATAGCCTTCAGGTGCAACTTCTCAACTGCAGATGAAAATGGTATCATCACAGATAGACGTGCTGGAAGAATAAGGGAAGGAACAGATAAAATAGCTGAAACCATAAACTCCATGGAACTTGAGGAAGGTGTTGAAGTTATATTCAAGGAATCCACAGGTCACAGAGCTGTTCTTGTATTGAGAGGTGAGGGTTTATCTGACAAGATCTCAGATGCAGACCCAAAACATGAGGGCAAAGCTCCTAAGGAGGTTGTTCCACTTGAAGAGACTGCTGAAGCCAGGAAAACTGCAGAACTCCTGAATAAGTTCATCCAGAAATCTCACAAACTACTGAAAGATCATCCAGTGAACCTCAAGAGAATTGAAGAGGGGGAGAACCCAGCAAACATAATCATACCAAGGGGTGCCGGTGCAGTGCCCCATGTACAGCCCTTTGGTGAGAAGTATGGGTTAAAACCTGTTTGTATAGCAGAAACTGGACTTATAAAGGGTATTGGAAAGATCGCAGGTATGGATCTCGTTGATATTGACGGTGCAACCGGTGGTATCGACACCAACCTTGAGAACATCCAGGACGGAATACTCGAAACCGCCTCAAAGGACTACGATTTCCTCCTCATTAACGTGGACGGTGCAGATGAAGCTGGACACGACGGTCAGATGGAAGAGAAGGTTAAATTCATTGAAAAAGCAGATTCCATAGTTGGAGAGATCATGAAACTGGAAGATGTTTACTACATACTAACAGCAGACCATTCCACCCCAATATCAGTTATGGACCACACAGGAGACCCTGTTCCAATCGTTATAAAGGGCCCTGAGGTAAGGGTGGATGATGTGGAAGAGTTCAACGAACGATCCGTAACAAGGGGAGGATTGTGCAGAATAAGGGGAAACAATATCATGGATATTTTAATGGACCTCATGAACAGATCCACCAAATTTGGAGCCTGA
- the glmU gene encoding bifunctional sugar-1-phosphate nucleotidylyltransferase/acetyltransferase, which translates to MKAVLLTAGEGTRMRPLTITRPKTMLKVGGKPILQYNVEALVDAGVDEVTMVVGYHEEVIKSHFGDGSKLGIKINYITQEERLGTGHAIGQASKSFEEEFLVLNGDILVEPQLLRDLVERYNQGDADSILALTEVDDPSSFGVVELDGDLIVRIVEKPLPGEAPSNLINAGIYLFSQDIFQAIEKTGKSKRGEYEITDSLEIQMSQKKRVVGLKSDYKWVDVGRPWELLDANEYFLKDLETHIEGEVEEGATLHGPVFLGKGSIIRSGSYIMGPVYIGENCDIGPNNYLRKHTCICNDVSVGNAVEIKNSIIMDGTNVNHLSYVGDSIIGANCNVAAGTNIANLRFDDGHVKVMVKGAKIDSGRRKFGVVFGDGVKTGINSSFNPGVKVGVNSRIGSGAIIYSDVGSNKIVLPRQDHDVLEYKG; encoded by the coding sequence ATGAAGGCAGTTCTACTCACGGCAGGGGAAGGCACAAGGATGCGGCCCCTGACCATCACAAGGCCAAAAACCATGTTGAAGGTAGGTGGAAAACCCATACTCCAGTACAATGTAGAGGCACTGGTGGATGCTGGTGTGGATGAGGTAACCATGGTGGTTGGGTACCATGAAGAGGTTATTAAAAGCCACTTTGGAGACGGATCCAAACTGGGAATTAAGATAAACTACATAACCCAGGAGGAAAGACTGGGAACAGGCCATGCAATAGGTCAGGCATCAAAGAGTTTTGAAGAAGAATTCCTAGTCTTGAATGGAGACATACTGGTTGAACCACAGCTTTTAAGGGATCTTGTAGAACGCTACAACCAAGGTGATGCAGATTCCATTTTAGCTTTAACAGAGGTTGATGATCCATCATCATTTGGAGTTGTTGAACTTGATGGCGACCTCATCGTGAGAATAGTTGAAAAACCACTCCCTGGAGAGGCACCAAGCAACCTTATAAATGCAGGTATATACCTTTTCAGCCAGGACATCTTCCAGGCCATAGAAAAAACAGGAAAATCCAAGAGGGGAGAATATGAAATAACAGACTCCCTTGAAATCCAGATGTCCCAGAAAAAGAGGGTTGTGGGACTTAAATCAGATTACAAATGGGTGGACGTTGGAAGGCCATGGGAACTTCTGGATGCAAACGAGTACTTCTTAAAGGACCTTGAAACACATATAGAAGGTGAAGTTGAAGAGGGAGCAACCCTACACGGCCCGGTGTTCCTTGGAAAGGGTAGCATCATAAGGTCTGGATCCTACATCATGGGACCTGTTTACATCGGAGAGAACTGTGATATCGGTCCGAACAACTACCTGAGAAAACACACGTGCATCTGCAACGATGTAAGTGTAGGAAATGCCGTTGAAATCAAAAATTCAATCATAATGGACGGTACAAATGTTAACCATCTTTCATACGTTGGAGATTCCATAATCGGTGCCAACTGTAACGTTGCAGCAGGCACTAACATTGCAAATCTCAGATTTGACGACGGACACGTTAAGGTCATGGTCAAGGGAGCTAAAATTGACTCTGGAAGACGTAAATTTGGAGTGGTCTTTGGGGACGGTGTTAAAACCGGTATAAACTCCAGCTTCAACCCAGGGGTTAAGGTGGGTGTGAACTCCCGCATAGGATCCGGGGCAATAATCTACAGTGATGTGGGCTCAAACAAGATAGTTTTACCCCGCCAGGACCATGATGTTCTTGAGTACAAGGGATGA